TTATCATATAGCTGATTTTCCATGGAgtgattttttaatgaatataatacCACTAgaaaaacatataaattttaccaaaattatattttcctCAAAACATCCACaaattgattatattttaattaatatacttccgacaaaaaaatttatacaaaaattgaTTGAAAAAAATGCTGCTTTTACGGAAATTGGTTGTAAggttaataatattattaaacttgataaaaacaattatatttatgcTAATTGTGTTTTGATAAGGAATTTACCTTTTATCTCATTTTTTAAGGGTGATTATGATGAATggttacaatattttttacaaacatTAGATGAATTTCCTGaaactaaatttattttgaactATTTAGATATAGATTcaacaaattatattaattgtaagtataaaacttttgtttaatttacaaaaattttagattCTCAATATAAAGTAGATGATGAAGGAATGGCAAGTGatagaataaattttgaggataaattaattgttgATCCTAAACATCCCGGAAAATTTCGAAGTcaaaacatatttaattataatataaaagatacaataaatttattaagtaAATTTCAAGTAGAATTAagaaattatcaaaaagagTGCATCACACCAGCGTTACTTGGAGAGTCATGCATGCTTATTATACCAACTAAAACTGGaagaaaaatttgtattaatgaaataataagaaatcATATATCATTGTcaattacaaataataaaccATATAGAGTATGTCTTCTAGTTTCTTCATTGCAATCATTATCAGAAGCAAGTGCAGcgttacaaaatttttttcaaggCTCTATTTCTATATTCAGTGGATGTTTAGGTGATTTTTCAAAACACACAGTGGACAAACTTTTGGCAAATGATGTTATTGTAGTTACAcctatatttttctatagatgtttaaattctttattaatggaacaaaaaatattttatgatgattttacattatttattattgaagATATTCAGTGTcataaaaatagaattacATCAAAGTATTTGTTTGAGgatttatttatgaaaaaattgaatgATAATCAAATTGTTGgaatttatgtaaatatatctaaaaattattcatatcATATTGATGATGTAATAGATtcatttattgaaatatGTACTGAAACAagattatcaaaaatatctATTCCAAAAACATATCAAGAAGAAATGTTAagttattttcaaaattgtTATGATGCTCTGTATCCTTTTGATATTCCAGACTCTTATCATAAGGGTCTTATTGAGATGAAAGTTAGTAGATTATTAATGAagttacaatttttaaaagataatggTTATACTTTTAATGAGAATGGAGATTCACTTCTACCCAGTATATCAACATACGAATTTATGttagatttaataaaaattgattttgaACTTCAGTTAtcaaatcaaaattttaaaattcaagAAATGATAGTTgttattaattgtttaaagGAATACTTTCATGCCATTTTAATATCTTCAATTTTACCATTATCTTATACTACTGagtttttaaaagaaaggtataatatactaaaaaaacaCATTGGGCATCTTAATtgttttgatataaatttttctgactttaatattattataaatgaaattaatgaaTGTTACTCAAGACAGGATATTCAACCACCTTTGTTATTGTtagaaaaagttataaatattttaaaagaagaaattttaactttaaatttacatcatattattgtttttgttCAGACtaattatattgttaaaaatattacaaaatattttaatgatatattttcaaatcaTGATATCCAAGTTCTAGGTCTTACAAATGTAGAAGCAagtaatgaaatattaagaaatactgtttttaataaatttcaaCAAAAAGGAATGTTTATAATGGTTACAACACATGTTGTTGATTGGAAATACAATTTACCTAAACGTGATTTAGATATTAATATCAATGATTGCCTTTATGATATGGATTCATGTTTAAGAGCtccaaaaataataagaaaaatgaataaaagatatttattttattatcc
This Strongyloides ratti genome assembly S_ratti_ED321, chromosome : 2 DNA region includes the following protein-coding sequences:
- a CDS encoding P-loop containing nucleoside triphosphate hydrolase domain-containing protein — encoded protein: MSYCTVPIKPRLKLWEHEIKNIIIYPHLKRILSIASTLDYENDWLSLEKKGIDKIEAGNEFFDKFVLTKSLCFLEIATTIISDFPWSDFLMNIIPLEKHINFTKIIFSSKHPQIDYILINILPTKKFIQKLIEKNAAFTEIGCKGDYDEWLQYFLQTLDEFPETKFILNYLDIDSTNYINYSQYKVDDEGMASDRINFEDKLIVDPKHPGKFRSQNIFNYNIKDTINLLSKFQVELRNYQKECITPALLGESCMLIIPTKTGRKICINEIIRNHISLSITNNKPYRVCLLVSSLQSLSEASAALQNFFQGSISIFSGCLGDFSKHTVDKLLANDVIVVTPIFFYRCLNSLLMEQKIFYDDFTLFIIEDIQCHKNRITSKYLFEDLFMKKLNDNQIVGIYVNISKNYSYHIDDVIDSFIEICTETRLSKISIPKTYQEEMLSYFQNCYDALYPFDIPDSYHKGLIEMKVSRLLMKLQFLKDNGYTFNENGDSLLPSISTYEFMLDLIKIDFELQLSNQNFKIQEMIVVINCLKEYFHAILISSILPLSYTTEFLKERYNILKKHIGHLNCFDINFSDFNIIINEINECYSRQDIQPPLLLLEKVINILKEEILTLNLHHIIVFVQTNYIVKNITKYFNDIFSNHDIQVLGLTNVEASNEILRNTVFNKFQQKGMFIMVTTHVVDWKYNLPKRDLDININDCLYDMDSCLRAPKIIRKMNKRYLFYYPSYISTSCEINIQRQKTLQQFCKEISKICKNDGKIKIENSIKELKLQKSCIENYYKERENSLKGYSYKILCKKCGKYLVSSKSIRKYMDYYIVIDGQIICPTCCYGKSEIYLKTNGIGDLISHGSTYFCNLNPSNIIFENESGERFNKNNWYDIEKRLLYVEEIKEIEWLGYNNEFIKTNPDLVDDLNMLIISDKNCKKVKSKIVHLSECLEIFI